In Populus alba chromosome 1, ASM523922v2, whole genome shotgun sequence, a single window of DNA contains:
- the LOC118036049 gene encoding zinc finger A20 and AN1 domain-containing stress-associated protein 1: MGSEQNEGTSFPSSQPQLCANGCGFFGTAANMNLCSKCYRDLLAEEEQAAIAKAAMEKTLNIKSKQHIDSRVAVDAPQVAVANSMQSAEASSSAETVAAAGDQVSSKPANRCFSCNKKVGLTGFMCKCGGTYCGTHRYAENHECSFDFKGAGRNAIAKANPVIKADKVGRF; this comes from the coding sequence ATGGGTTCTGAGCAAAACGAGGGTACAAGCTTTCCATCGTCACAGCCACAGCTTTGTGCTAATGGGTGTGGGTTTTTTGGCACGGCTGCAAACATGAACCTTTGCTCCAAGTGTTACCGTGACCTTCTTGCTGAAGAAGAGCAAGCTGCCATTGCTAAGGCTGCTATGGAAAAGACTCtaaacatcaaatcaaaacaacatattGACTCCAGGGTTGCTGTTGATGCCCCTCAAGTTGCGGTGGCTAATTCCATGCAATCCGCTGAAGCCTCTTCGTCGGCGGAaactgttgctgctgctggcGATCAGGTGTCATCGAAACCGGCAAATAGGTGCTTCAGCTGCAATAAGAAGGTTGGCTTGACAGGATTCATGTGCAAATGCGGTGGCACATACTGTGGGACTCATAGGTACGCTGAGAATCACGAGTGCTCCTTCGATTTCAAGGGTGCTGGCCGTAATGCTATTGCCAAGGCGAATCCTGTGATTAAGGCTGATAAGGTGGGGAGGTTCTGA
- the LOC118036048 gene encoding kinesin-like protein KIN-UA isoform X2 has protein sequence MATTASIYRNGNYSKNSLITNNNKVERPPSVNSNPKNSLKSKSLRKSAPAALGAAKDDTGVPGRVRVAVRLRPRNAEEMVADADFADCVELQPEVKRLKLRKNNWDSDTYEFDELLTEFASQKRVYEVVAKPVVESVLDGYNGTVMAYGQTGTGKTYTLGRLGEEDTAARGIMVRAMEDILADVSLETDSVSISYLQLYMETIQDLLNPTNDNISIVEDPKSGDVSLPGASLVEIRNQQSFLELLRLGEAHRFAANTKLNAESSRSHAILMVHVKRSVRGRDSDLSSENGNSSRMVKILKPPIVRKGKLVIVDLAGSERIDKSGSEGHTLEEAKSINLSLSALGKCINALAENSAHVPVRDSKLTRLLRDSFGGTARTSLVITIGPSPRHRGETASTIMFGQRAMKVENMLKLKEEFDYKSLSRRLDLQLDKFIAEHERQQKAFEDEIERVTMEAQNRISESERNNADALEKERTKYQKEYMESIKKLEEKWMMNQQKHDESSNAISNGKDSRVANMEELAEMKKRLQKETLLRKVAEGEVNILKSQLAGLKKSEASAKSDISKLQKMLEDEARQKEKLEGEIATLQSQLLQISFEADETARRIDKGGSEEVLGGLDSLMLQVRQPQINDSGNGEKASIAKLFEQVGLQKILSLLEAEDADVRIHAVKVVANLAAEETNQEKIVEAGGLNSLLTLLRSSEDETIYRVAAGAIANLAMNETNQELIMAQGGIRLLSMTAGNAEDPQTLRMIAGAIANLCGNDKLQMKLRSEGGIKALLGMDRCRHPDVLAQVARGIANFAKCESRASTQGTKTGKSLLIEDGVLPWIVQNANSEASQIRHHVELALCHLAQHEVNARDMISGGALWELVRVSRDCLREDIRTLAHRTLTSSPIFQAEMRRLRIDH, from the exons ATGGCTACTACGGCAAGTATTTATAGAAATGGCAATTACAGTAAGAATTCACTTATCACTAACAATAACAAAGTGGAGAGGCCTCCCTCTGTCAATTCAAACCCTAAAAACTCACTTAAATCCAAGTCATTACGTAAGAGCGCTCCTGCTGCTCTTGGCGCTGCTAAAGATGACACTGGAG ttcctGGAAGAGTTAGGGTAGCAGTGAGATTGCGACCGCGAAATGCAGAGGAAATGGTAGCTGATGCTGATTTTGCTGACTGTGTAGAATTACAGCCTGAG GTTAAGAGGTTGAAACTTAGGAAGAACAACTGGGATTCTGATACATATGAGTTTGATGAATTGCTGACTGAGTTTGCATCGCAAAAACGTGTTTATGAAGTTGTGGCAAAGCCTGTTGTAGAG AGTGTTCTGGATGGATACAATGGGACAGTCATGGCATATGGGCAGACTGGTACCGGTAAAACATATACTCTTGGACGACTTGGAGAGGAAGACACAGCTGCTCGTGGAATTATGGTTCGTGCTATGGAGGACATATTAGCAGATGTTTCTCTAGAGACCGATTCTGTCTCAATATCCTATCTGCAG CTTTATATGGAGACCATACAAGACCTCCTCAATCCCACTAATGACAATATTTCTATTGTGGAAGACCCAAAAAGTGGAGATGTTTCGCTTCCTGGGGCTAGCCTAGTTGAAATAAGGAATCAGCAGAGCTTTCTTGAACTATTGCGACTAGGAGAAGCTCACCGCTTTGCTGCAAATACAAAATTGAATGCCGAATCATCTCGTAGTCATGCTATACTGATG GTACATGTAAAGAGATCTGTCAGGGGAAGAGATTCTGATCTTTCAAGCGAAAATGGCAACAGCTCCCGCATGGTTAAAATTCTGAAGCCTCCTATTGTTCGTAAGGGAAAGCTAGTCATAGTAGATCTTGCTGGTTCAGAGCGAATTGATAAATCAG GGAGTGAGGGACACACATTGGAGGAAGCCAAATCCATCAATCTCTCTTTGAGTGCACTAGGGAAGTGCATCAATGCTCTAGCAGAAAATAGCGCACATGTCCCAGTTCGTGATTCAAAGCTTACTAGATTGCTTAGAGATTCATTTGGAG GCACAGCTAGGACTTCACTTGTTATTACTATTGGTCCATCACCCCGCCATCGAGGAGAAACAGCAAGTACTATAATGTTTGGACAAAGA GCAATGAAGGTGGAGAATATGTTGAAATTAAAGGAGGAATTTGATTACAAAAGTTTGTCTAGAAGGTTAGACCTACAATTAGACAAATTTATTGCAGAACATGAAAGGCAGCAGAAAGCatttgaggatgaaattgaaagggtAACTATGGAAGCACAAAATCGAATTTCAGAGTCTGAAAGAAACAATGCAGATGCATTGGAG AAGGAAAGAACTAAATATCAGAAAGAGTATATGGAATCAATAAAGAAGCTAGAAGAGAAATGGATGATGAATCAGCAGAAGCAT GATGAAAGTTCAAATGCGATATCTAATGGAAAG GATTCCAGGGTAGCTAATATGGAGGAACTtgctgaaatgaaaaaaaggctTCAGAAGGAAACTCTCTTGAGGAAGGTTGCTGAAGGGGAAGTTAATATCCTTAAAAGTCAACTCGCAGGATTGAAGAAGTCAGAG GCATCGGCAAAATCTGATATTTCAAAGCTTCAAAAGATGCTGGAAGATGAGGCTCGTCAGAAAGAAAAGCTTGAAGGGGAAATAGCAACACTGCAAAGTCAGCTGTTGCAAATAAGTTTTGAGGCTGACGAG ACAGCAAGAAGAATTGATAAAGGAGGGTCTGAAGAAGTTCTTGGTGGTCTAGATTCTCTGATGTTGCAAGTTAGGCAGCCTCAGATCAATGATTCAGGAAATGGAGAAAAGGCCTCAATAGCTAAACTCTTTGAACAAG TTGGATTGCAAAAGATCTTGTCTTTGCTTGAAGCAGAAGATGCTGACGTGCGAATTCATGCTGTGAAGGTGGTAGCAAATCTGGCAGCGGAAG aaacaaatcaagagaagattGTAGAAGCTGGAGGTCTTAATTCCTTGTTGACACTGCTCAGAAGCTCTGAGGACGAAACCATATATAGAGTTGCAGCAGGTGCAATTGCCAATCTTGCTATGAATG AAACCAACCAAGAGCTAATAATGGCTCAAGGAGGCATTCGTTTGTTATCAATGACAGCAGGCAACGCTGAAGATCCTCAAACACTTCGAATGATTGCTGGAGCCATTGCAAATCTTTGTGGCAATG ATAAGTTGCAGATGAAACTAAGAAGTGAAGGTGGCATCAAGGCTTTGCTAGGGATGGATAGATGTAGGCATCCTGATGTACTTGCACAAGTTGCCCGTGGAATAGCAAATTTTGCCAAGTGCGAGTCCAGAGCATCTACTCAAG GAACCAAGACTGGAAAATCTCTTTTGATTGAGGATGGAGTGCTTCCATGGATTGTACAGAATGCCAACAGTGAAGCCTCACAAATCAGGCACCATGTAGAGCTTGCGCTCTGTCACTTAGCACAACATg AAGTGAATGCAAGAGACATGATTAGCGGAGGTGCACTCTGGGAACTGGTTCGTGTTTCACGAGACTGTTTGAGGGAGGATATAAGGACACTTGCCCATCGAACGCTAACTTCCAGTCCCATTTTCCAAGCTGAAATGAGACGACTACGAATAGATCATTGA
- the LOC118036048 gene encoding kinesin-like protein KIN-UA isoform X1, translating to MATTASIYRNGNYSKNSLITNNNKVERPPSVNSNPKNSLKSKSLRKSAPAALGAAKDDTGVPGRVRVAVRLRPRNAEEMVADADFADCVELQPEVKRLKLRKNNWDSDTYEFDELLTEFASQKRVYEVVAKPVVESVLDGYNGTVMAYGQTGTGKTYTLGRLGEEDTAARGIMVRAMEDILADVSLETDSVSISYLQLYMETIQDLLNPTNDNISIVEDPKSGDVSLPGASLVEIRNQQSFLELLRLGEAHRFAANTKLNAESSRSHAILMVHVKRSVRGRDSDLSSENGNSSRMVKILKPPIVRKGKLVIVDLAGSERIDKSGSEGHTLEEAKSINLSLSALGKCINALAENSAHVPVRDSKLTRLLRDSFGGTARTSLVITIGPSPRHRGETASTIMFGQRAMKVENMLKLKEEFDYKSLSRRLDLQLDKFIAEHERQQKAFEDEIERVTMEAQNRISESERNNADALEKERTKYQKEYMESIKKLEEKWMMNQQKHAGGENIPGLKDESSNAISNGKDSRVANMEELAEMKKRLQKETLLRKVAEGEVNILKSQLAGLKKSEASAKSDISKLQKMLEDEARQKEKLEGEIATLQSQLLQISFEADETARRIDKGGSEEVLGGLDSLMLQVRQPQINDSGNGEKASIAKLFEQVGLQKILSLLEAEDADVRIHAVKVVANLAAEETNQEKIVEAGGLNSLLTLLRSSEDETIYRVAAGAIANLAMNETNQELIMAQGGIRLLSMTAGNAEDPQTLRMIAGAIANLCGNDKLQMKLRSEGGIKALLGMDRCRHPDVLAQVARGIANFAKCESRASTQGTKTGKSLLIEDGVLPWIVQNANSEASQIRHHVELALCHLAQHEVNARDMISGGALWELVRVSRDCLREDIRTLAHRTLTSSPIFQAEMRRLRIDH from the exons ATGGCTACTACGGCAAGTATTTATAGAAATGGCAATTACAGTAAGAATTCACTTATCACTAACAATAACAAAGTGGAGAGGCCTCCCTCTGTCAATTCAAACCCTAAAAACTCACTTAAATCCAAGTCATTACGTAAGAGCGCTCCTGCTGCTCTTGGCGCTGCTAAAGATGACACTGGAG ttcctGGAAGAGTTAGGGTAGCAGTGAGATTGCGACCGCGAAATGCAGAGGAAATGGTAGCTGATGCTGATTTTGCTGACTGTGTAGAATTACAGCCTGAG GTTAAGAGGTTGAAACTTAGGAAGAACAACTGGGATTCTGATACATATGAGTTTGATGAATTGCTGACTGAGTTTGCATCGCAAAAACGTGTTTATGAAGTTGTGGCAAAGCCTGTTGTAGAG AGTGTTCTGGATGGATACAATGGGACAGTCATGGCATATGGGCAGACTGGTACCGGTAAAACATATACTCTTGGACGACTTGGAGAGGAAGACACAGCTGCTCGTGGAATTATGGTTCGTGCTATGGAGGACATATTAGCAGATGTTTCTCTAGAGACCGATTCTGTCTCAATATCCTATCTGCAG CTTTATATGGAGACCATACAAGACCTCCTCAATCCCACTAATGACAATATTTCTATTGTGGAAGACCCAAAAAGTGGAGATGTTTCGCTTCCTGGGGCTAGCCTAGTTGAAATAAGGAATCAGCAGAGCTTTCTTGAACTATTGCGACTAGGAGAAGCTCACCGCTTTGCTGCAAATACAAAATTGAATGCCGAATCATCTCGTAGTCATGCTATACTGATG GTACATGTAAAGAGATCTGTCAGGGGAAGAGATTCTGATCTTTCAAGCGAAAATGGCAACAGCTCCCGCATGGTTAAAATTCTGAAGCCTCCTATTGTTCGTAAGGGAAAGCTAGTCATAGTAGATCTTGCTGGTTCAGAGCGAATTGATAAATCAG GGAGTGAGGGACACACATTGGAGGAAGCCAAATCCATCAATCTCTCTTTGAGTGCACTAGGGAAGTGCATCAATGCTCTAGCAGAAAATAGCGCACATGTCCCAGTTCGTGATTCAAAGCTTACTAGATTGCTTAGAGATTCATTTGGAG GCACAGCTAGGACTTCACTTGTTATTACTATTGGTCCATCACCCCGCCATCGAGGAGAAACAGCAAGTACTATAATGTTTGGACAAAGA GCAATGAAGGTGGAGAATATGTTGAAATTAAAGGAGGAATTTGATTACAAAAGTTTGTCTAGAAGGTTAGACCTACAATTAGACAAATTTATTGCAGAACATGAAAGGCAGCAGAAAGCatttgaggatgaaattgaaagggtAACTATGGAAGCACAAAATCGAATTTCAGAGTCTGAAAGAAACAATGCAGATGCATTGGAG AAGGAAAGAACTAAATATCAGAAAGAGTATATGGAATCAATAAAGAAGCTAGAAGAGAAATGGATGATGAATCAGCAGAAGCATGCTGGTGGAGAAAACATACCTGGACTCAAAGATGAAAGTTCAAATGCGATATCTAATGGAAAG GATTCCAGGGTAGCTAATATGGAGGAACTtgctgaaatgaaaaaaaggctTCAGAAGGAAACTCTCTTGAGGAAGGTTGCTGAAGGGGAAGTTAATATCCTTAAAAGTCAACTCGCAGGATTGAAGAAGTCAGAG GCATCGGCAAAATCTGATATTTCAAAGCTTCAAAAGATGCTGGAAGATGAGGCTCGTCAGAAAGAAAAGCTTGAAGGGGAAATAGCAACACTGCAAAGTCAGCTGTTGCAAATAAGTTTTGAGGCTGACGAG ACAGCAAGAAGAATTGATAAAGGAGGGTCTGAAGAAGTTCTTGGTGGTCTAGATTCTCTGATGTTGCAAGTTAGGCAGCCTCAGATCAATGATTCAGGAAATGGAGAAAAGGCCTCAATAGCTAAACTCTTTGAACAAG TTGGATTGCAAAAGATCTTGTCTTTGCTTGAAGCAGAAGATGCTGACGTGCGAATTCATGCTGTGAAGGTGGTAGCAAATCTGGCAGCGGAAG aaacaaatcaagagaagattGTAGAAGCTGGAGGTCTTAATTCCTTGTTGACACTGCTCAGAAGCTCTGAGGACGAAACCATATATAGAGTTGCAGCAGGTGCAATTGCCAATCTTGCTATGAATG AAACCAACCAAGAGCTAATAATGGCTCAAGGAGGCATTCGTTTGTTATCAATGACAGCAGGCAACGCTGAAGATCCTCAAACACTTCGAATGATTGCTGGAGCCATTGCAAATCTTTGTGGCAATG ATAAGTTGCAGATGAAACTAAGAAGTGAAGGTGGCATCAAGGCTTTGCTAGGGATGGATAGATGTAGGCATCCTGATGTACTTGCACAAGTTGCCCGTGGAATAGCAAATTTTGCCAAGTGCGAGTCCAGAGCATCTACTCAAG GAACCAAGACTGGAAAATCTCTTTTGATTGAGGATGGAGTGCTTCCATGGATTGTACAGAATGCCAACAGTGAAGCCTCACAAATCAGGCACCATGTAGAGCTTGCGCTCTGTCACTTAGCACAACATg AAGTGAATGCAAGAGACATGATTAGCGGAGGTGCACTCTGGGAACTGGTTCGTGTTTCACGAGACTGTTTGAGGGAGGATATAAGGACACTTGCCCATCGAACGCTAACTTCCAGTCCCATTTTCCAAGCTGAAATGAGACGACTACGAATAGATCATTGA
- the LOC118036050 gene encoding AT-hook motif nuclear-localized protein 24 — protein MDPVTAHGHSLPPPFHTRDFQLHHQQQQQHQFHHQQQQNSEDEQSGSSSGLNKSLKRERDESNNSMGNREGQELITSGDGDGEITRRPRGRPAGSKNKPKPPIIITRDSANALRTHLMEVADGCDIVESVATFARRRQRGVCIMSGTGTVTNVTLRQPASPGAIVTLHGRFEILSLAGSFLPPPAPPAATGLTIYLAGGQGQVVGGSVVGTLTASGPVVIMAASFSNAAYERLPLEEEDPQMPMQGGGMGSPGGVGQQQQQPQQHQVMAEQNAQLFHGLPPNLLNSIQLPAEAYWATGRPPY, from the coding sequence ATGGATCCAGTAACGGCTCATGGCCATTCTCTTCCACCTCCTTTTCACACACGAGACTTCCAATTACACCAccagcagcaacagcagcacCAATTTCATCACCAACAACAGCAGAATTCAGAAGATGAGCAGAGTGGGAGTAGCAGTGGGCTAAACAAGTCCCTGAAACGAGAGCGAGACGAAAGTAACAATAGCATGGGCAACAGAGAAGGCCAAGAACTCATAACTTcaggagatggagatggagagaTCACAAGAAGACCACGAGGCAGACCTGCCGGATCCAAGAACAAGCCTAAGCCCCCAATTATCATCACACGGGATAGCGCAAACGCTCTACGCACTCACTTGATGGAGGTTGCTGATGGATGTGATATTGTTGAGAGTGTTGCTACATTTGCCAGGAGGAGACAACGAGGGGTTTGCATTATGAGTGGAACTGGAACAGTAACAAATGTAACCCTTAGGCAACCAGCTTCACCAGGTGCAATTGTGACTTTACATGGTCGATTTGAGATATTGTCACTGGCTGGATCATTTTTGCCACCCCCAGCTCCACCCGCAGCTACTGGCTTGACCATATATTTAGCTGGTGGACAAGGGCAAGTTGTGGGTGGGAGTGTTGTTGGTACACTGACTGCTTCAGGTCCAGTTGTGATTATGGCAGCTTCATTTAGCAATGCTGCTTATGAGAGGCTCCCTCTAGAAGAGGAGGATCCACAAATGCCTATGCAAGGGGGTGGAATGGGGTCACCGGGAGGAGTggggcagcagcagcaacagccaCAGCAACATCAGGTTATGGCGGAGCAAAACGCACAACTATTTCATGGATTGCCTCCTAATCTTCTCAATTCTATTCAATTACCAGCTGAGGCGTATTGGGCCACCGGTCGACCACCATACTAA